The Azospirillum baldaniorum genome contains a region encoding:
- a CDS encoding ATP-dependent Clp protease proteolytic subunit, giving the protein MPVRATARMMVLGLLLAVGSSGAATADSLSVNRPNPVPPPVASDFPDATLVRVDQVDSTTLRLDGIITPAVEQRFSDALRSVPAGQPVVVELSSPGGFTTAGYRMIDLMLAERQAGRAVATRVAGGQSCESMCVGLYLAGYPRYAAPTAEFMVHAPRLAENGRMTLRSTDQMVKRLVALGAAPAWIERVRAAGGFSGSLDYRDNADHLAAVGANIVTHLIR; this is encoded by the coding sequence ATGCCGGTTCGCGCGACTGCACGCATGATGGTTCTGGGGCTGCTGCTGGCCGTCGGCTCGTCTGGGGCTGCGACCGCCGACAGCCTGTCGGTGAACCGTCCGAACCCGGTGCCGCCCCCTGTCGCCTCCGACTTTCCCGACGCCACGCTGGTCCGCGTCGATCAGGTGGACTCAACCACGCTGCGGCTGGACGGCATCATCACCCCGGCCGTGGAGCAGCGCTTCTCCGACGCGCTGCGCAGCGTTCCAGCCGGCCAGCCGGTGGTGGTCGAACTGTCGAGCCCCGGCGGCTTCACCACCGCGGGCTACCGCATGATCGATCTGATGCTGGCGGAACGGCAGGCGGGGCGTGCCGTCGCCACCCGCGTGGCCGGCGGGCAGTCCTGCGAGAGCATGTGCGTCGGCCTCTATCTGGCCGGCTACCCGCGCTACGCCGCGCCAACCGCCGAGTTCATGGTGCACGCCCCGCGTCTGGCCGAGAACGGACGCATGACGCTGCGCTCCACCGACCAGATGGTGAAGCGTCTGGTCGCGCTGGGCGCCGCCCCCGCCTGGATCGAACGGGTGCGGGCCGCCGGCGGTTTCTCCGGCAGCCTCGATTACCGCGACAACGCCGATCATCTGGCGGCGGTGGGCGCCAACATCGTCACCCACCTGATCCGCTGA
- a CDS encoding aminotransferase — protein MDRRDVNPLVAATEAPPIAEAWRWVEGRSFPADKPLIDLCQAVPGYPPADALTAHLAEQVRAPDTARYTAIDGIPPLTAALARRTGSLYGGEVAANEVLITAGCNQAFAVAVMGLARAGDNVILPAPWYFNHKMTLDMLGIEARPLALREENGLIPDPAAAERLIDAGTRALVLISPNNPTGAIASPDAIAALYELCERRGVKLLLDETYRDFPDWDGRTPHGLFQRPGWQRTLVQLYSFSKVYSLAGYRVGAVIADAGLLSQARKVMDCLAICAPHVGQKAALFGLEKLDGWVAEKRGDILARVHAFQSAMEASGTGYRIASIGAYFAYVRHPFAGKRAHDVAEGLARDHNILCLPGSMFGPGQDDYLRFAFANVDAAVMPEIARRLVESEA, from the coding sequence ATGGACCGCAGAGACGTCAACCCGCTCGTCGCCGCCACCGAGGCCCCGCCCATCGCCGAGGCGTGGCGCTGGGTCGAGGGTCGCAGCTTTCCGGCGGACAAGCCGCTGATCGACCTCTGTCAGGCGGTGCCCGGCTATCCGCCCGCCGACGCGCTGACCGCCCATCTGGCCGAGCAGGTGCGGGCCCCGGACACGGCGCGCTACACCGCCATCGACGGCATCCCGCCGCTGACCGCCGCGCTGGCCCGGCGCACCGGATCGCTCTATGGCGGCGAGGTCGCGGCGAACGAGGTGCTGATCACCGCCGGCTGCAACCAGGCCTTCGCGGTGGCGGTGATGGGGCTGGCGCGGGCCGGCGACAACGTGATCCTGCCCGCCCCCTGGTACTTCAATCACAAGATGACGCTGGACATGCTGGGCATCGAGGCCCGGCCGCTGGCGCTGCGCGAGGAGAACGGGCTGATCCCCGACCCGGCGGCGGCCGAGCGGCTGATCGACGCCGGGACCCGCGCGCTGGTGCTGATCTCCCCCAACAACCCGACCGGCGCCATCGCCTCGCCCGACGCCATAGCGGCGCTGTACGAACTGTGCGAGCGGCGCGGCGTCAAGCTGCTGCTCGACGAGACCTACCGCGACTTTCCGGATTGGGATGGGCGCACGCCGCATGGGCTGTTCCAGCGGCCCGGTTGGCAGCGCACGCTGGTCCAGCTCTACAGCTTCTCCAAGGTCTACAGCCTCGCCGGCTATCGGGTCGGCGCGGTGATCGCCGACGCCGGTCTGCTGTCCCAGGCGCGCAAGGTCATGGATTGCCTGGCCATCTGCGCCCCGCATGTCGGCCAGAAGGCGGCGCTGTTCGGGCTGGAGAAACTGGACGGCTGGGTGGCGGAGAAGCGGGGCGACATCCTGGCCCGCGTCCACGCCTTCCAGTCGGCGATGGAGGCCAGCGGCACCGGCTACCGCATCGCCAGCATCGGGGCCTATTTCGCCTATGTCCGGCATCCCTTCGCCGGCAAGCGCGCCCACGACGTGGCCGAGGGGCTGGCCCGCGATCACAACATCCTGTGCCTGCCCGGCTCCATGTTCGGTCCGGGCCAGGACGATTACCTGCGCTTCGCCTTCGCCAACGTCGACGCGGCGGTCATGCCGGAGATCGCCCGGCGCCTCGTGGAAAGTGAAGCGTAA
- a CDS encoding diaminopropionate ammonia-lyase, producing MSDLPPLGTPRLFSNPRADTDQPYGPAERAILSRAAFQDAMTEIGAWPGYAPTPLRSLGGLARAAGIDRIWYKDESSRFNLHSFKALGGAYAVLRLLVREVQARVPGVPVTALDLVVGRYAKVTRGITVTTATDGNHGRSVAWGAQVFGCGCVIYIPGNCSQGRQQAIESFDARVVRVAGNYDDAVRQAAADAREHGRHVVSDTSYTGYMDIPRDVMQGYTVMVEEAISQLPASERPTHVFVQGGVGALPAAVCGHLWESWGRQRPRFVVVEPHAADCLYQSAVNGRPTPSKGDLETLMAGLACGEVSLLAWAILERGADDFLTIPDDAAVATMRLLAEGRHGGRPIVGGESGVAGLAGLLCAAADPATRASLGLAPDARVLVFGSEGATDPEVYESLVGRKPDAVLGGA from the coding sequence ATGTCCGACCTGCCGCCGCTTGGCACCCCGCGTCTCTTCTCGAATCCGCGCGCCGACACGGACCAGCCCTACGGGCCCGCCGAACGGGCGATCCTGAGCCGCGCCGCCTTCCAGGACGCGATGACCGAGATCGGCGCCTGGCCCGGCTACGCCCCGACCCCGCTGCGCTCGCTGGGCGGGCTGGCCCGCGCCGCCGGCATCGACCGCATCTGGTACAAGGACGAGAGCAGCCGCTTCAACCTGCACAGCTTCAAGGCGCTGGGCGGCGCCTACGCCGTGCTGCGCCTGCTGGTGCGCGAGGTGCAGGCCCGCGTGCCCGGCGTGCCGGTGACCGCGCTGGATCTGGTGGTCGGGCGCTACGCCAAGGTGACCCGCGGCATCACGGTGACCACGGCGACCGACGGCAACCACGGTCGCTCCGTCGCCTGGGGCGCTCAGGTGTTCGGCTGCGGCTGCGTCATCTACATTCCCGGCAACTGCTCGCAGGGGCGGCAGCAGGCGATCGAATCTTTCGACGCCCGCGTCGTCCGCGTGGCCGGCAACTACGACGACGCGGTGCGGCAGGCTGCGGCGGACGCACGGGAGCATGGCCGGCACGTCGTTTCCGACACCTCCTACACCGGCTACATGGACATCCCCCGCGACGTGATGCAGGGCTACACCGTGATGGTGGAGGAGGCGATCAGCCAGCTTCCGGCCAGCGAGCGCCCGACCCACGTCTTCGTGCAGGGCGGGGTGGGGGCCTTGCCCGCCGCCGTCTGCGGCCATCTGTGGGAAAGCTGGGGCCGCCAGCGCCCGCGCTTCGTGGTGGTGGAGCCGCACGCCGCCGACTGCCTGTACCAGAGCGCCGTCAACGGCCGCCCGACGCCGTCCAAGGGCGATCTGGAAACGCTGATGGCCGGGCTCGCCTGCGGGGAGGTGTCCCTGCTGGCCTGGGCGATCCTGGAGCGCGGGGCCGACGATTTCCTGACCATCCCCGACGACGCGGCGGTGGCGACCATGCGCCTGTTGGCCGAGGGGCGGCACGGCGGGCGGCCCATCGTGGGCGGGGAATCCGGCGTCGCCGGTCTGGCCGGCCTGCTCTGCGCCGCGGCGGACCCGGCGACCCGCGCCAGCCTGGGCCTCGCCCCGGATGCCCGCGTTCTGGTCTTCGGATCGGAAGGGGCGACCGACCCCGAGGTCTATGAGTCCCTGGTGGGCCGTAAGCCGGACGCGGTGCTGGGCGGCGCCTGA
- a CDS encoding DUF2312 domain-containing protein — protein MTTGFNTTAADQLKQFADRMERLMDEIDGLKADLKDLRSEVKSAGFNIKALDKLVAIRRKDAGEQEAELLNDLMLYAHATGTPLDIVVPEPAE, from the coding sequence GTGACGACCGGTTTCAACACCACCGCCGCCGACCAATTGAAGCAGTTCGCCGACCGCATGGAGCGGTTGATGGACGAGATCGACGGCCTGAAGGCCGACCTGAAGGACCTGCGCAGCGAGGTCAAATCCGCCGGCTTCAACATCAAGGCGCTCGACAAGCTGGTCGCCATCCGCCGCAAGGACGCCGGCGAGCAGGAGGCCGAGCTGCTGAACGACCTGATGCTCTACGCCCACGCCACCGGCACGCCGTTGGACATCGTGGTCCCCGAGCCGGCCGAGTGA
- the fliN gene encoding flagellar motor switch protein FliN: MANIDDLLGAGSSDDMSSDAFAIGDAPVEIKVVIGTAMLRVRDLLKLGRGAVVELDRHLKDPTDVYVEGVLVARGEVVIVDDKIGVTLTDFVKSSREWKR; the protein is encoded by the coding sequence ATGGCCAACATCGACGATCTGCTGGGCGCCGGCTCGTCCGACGACATGAGCAGCGACGCCTTCGCCATCGGCGACGCGCCGGTCGAGATCAAGGTGGTCATCGGCACCGCCATGCTGCGCGTCCGCGACCTTCTGAAGCTCGGCCGCGGCGCCGTCGTGGAACTGGACCGGCACTTGAAGGACCCGACCGACGTCTATGTGGAGGGCGTCCTCGTTGCCCGCGGCGAGGTGGTCATCGTGGATGACAAGATCGGCGTCACCCTGACCGACTTCGTGAAATCCAGCCGCGAGTGGAAGCGCTAA
- a CDS encoding sulfurtransferase — protein sequence MTTDSQRPLVDSAWLKGALDLPDLVVLDVRTPPAGGFIPGSIHSDYAKAGWRATVDGVPGLLPDTAVLERLIGGLGIRNGDQVVLVASGLSAADMGNATRVYWTFKTLGHDRVSVLDGGFAAWSDAGHPVATTATTRPAATFTAAPREDLRAPLPVVAAAVAGGSVPLLDARSAEQFEGKAKSPQARVPGTLPGAVLIENGAFYSAAEKRFLHADAVKALADQAGTGESTITFCNTGHLASVSWFALSEVAGVDGVRLYDGSMSEWTADPSRPVKNGPAA from the coding sequence ATGACGACCGATTCTCAACGCCCGCTGGTGGACAGCGCCTGGCTGAAGGGCGCCCTCGACCTTCCCGACCTCGTGGTTCTGGACGTGCGCACGCCGCCGGCGGGCGGCTTCATCCCCGGTTCGATCCATTCCGACTACGCCAAGGCCGGCTGGCGGGCGACGGTGGACGGCGTTCCGGGCCTGCTGCCCGACACCGCCGTTCTGGAAAGGCTGATCGGCGGATTGGGGATTCGGAACGGCGACCAAGTCGTTCTGGTTGCCAGCGGCCTGAGCGCCGCCGACATGGGGAACGCGACACGCGTCTATTGGACGTTCAAGACGCTGGGCCATGACCGCGTGTCGGTGCTGGACGGCGGCTTCGCCGCCTGGAGCGACGCCGGCCATCCCGTTGCCACGACCGCCACCACCCGCCCCGCCGCCACCTTCACTGCGGCCCCCCGCGAGGACTTGCGCGCCCCCCTGCCCGTGGTCGCGGCGGCGGTGGCCGGCGGCTCCGTCCCGCTGTTGGACGCCCGCTCCGCCGAGCAGTTCGAAGGCAAGGCCAAGAGCCCGCAGGCCCGTGTTCCGGGCACGCTGCCGGGGGCGGTGCTGATCGAGAACGGCGCCTTCTACTCCGCCGCCGAGAAGCGCTTCCTCCACGCCGACGCGGTGAAGGCTCTGGCGGATCAGGCCGGGACGGGCGAGTCGACGATCACCTTCTGCAACACCGGCCACCTCGCCTCGGTGTCCTGGTTCGCGCTGAGCGAGGTGGCAGGAGTCGACGGGGTCCGCCTCTATGACGGGTCGATGTCGGAATGGACCGCCGACCCGTCTCGTCCCGTCAAGAACGGGCCGGCGGCTTAA
- the murJ gene encoding murein biosynthesis integral membrane protein MurJ, which translates to MLRNILSVGGLTLVSRVLGFLRDVLTAALLGAGPVADAFFVAFRLPNHFRALFAEGAFNSAFVPLFSAKLVQDGQAAAKRFAEEVMSLLLAVQLLFLAGILAIMPQFMTVFAPGFSDEPEKFRLAVLFTSITFPYLLFISLESLLAGVLNSMGRFGAAAAAPILLNLCLIAAMVLAAPLLPTVGHALSWGVFAAGLAQFLYLYWEASRAGMGLRLALPRLTPDVKRFLTVLGPAALGSGLTQINLFVDTLIASLLPTGAVSYLYYADRLNQLPLGVIGIAVGTVLLPEMARRIKGGDEPGAVESQNRAVELSLVLTLPAAAAFLVAGLPIVSVLFQHGAFGPTDAAQSAATLQAYALGLPAFVVIRSLVNGFYARHDTATPVRVALAATAVNVALKLALMGPLAQVGLAVATSVAAWVNAGLLAWLLTQRGLFKADARLLRNLPRMAIAALAMGGTLWLVQTQLSSWLTAHSLFERLGGLVLLGLAGLLVYAVLAVALGLLRRSDLGRFRRRRKSV; encoded by the coding sequence GTGCTCCGCAACATCCTGTCCGTCGGCGGGCTGACGCTGGTCAGCCGCGTCCTTGGCTTCCTGCGCGACGTTCTGACCGCAGCGCTGCTCGGCGCCGGGCCGGTGGCCGACGCCTTCTTCGTGGCGTTCCGGCTGCCCAACCATTTCCGCGCCCTGTTCGCCGAGGGGGCCTTCAACTCCGCCTTCGTGCCGCTGTTCTCCGCCAAGCTGGTGCAGGACGGGCAGGCCGCCGCCAAGCGCTTCGCCGAGGAGGTGATGAGCCTGCTGCTGGCGGTGCAGCTTCTGTTCCTGGCCGGCATCCTGGCGATCATGCCGCAGTTCATGACGGTCTTCGCGCCGGGCTTCTCGGACGAGCCGGAGAAGTTCCGGCTGGCCGTTCTGTTCACCAGCATCACCTTCCCGTACCTGCTGTTCATCTCGCTGGAATCGCTGCTCGCCGGCGTGCTCAACAGCATGGGGCGGTTCGGGGCGGCGGCGGCGGCGCCGATCCTGCTCAACCTCTGCCTGATCGCAGCGATGGTGCTGGCCGCGCCGCTGTTGCCCACCGTCGGCCACGCCCTGTCCTGGGGTGTCTTCGCCGCCGGGCTGGCGCAGTTCCTCTACCTGTATTGGGAGGCCAGCCGGGCCGGGATGGGGCTGCGTCTGGCCCTGCCGCGCCTGACGCCCGACGTGAAGCGGTTCCTGACCGTGCTGGGACCGGCGGCGCTGGGGTCTGGCCTGACGCAGATCAACCTGTTCGTCGACACGCTGATCGCCTCGCTGCTGCCCACCGGGGCGGTGTCCTACCTCTATTATGCGGACCGGCTGAACCAGTTGCCGCTGGGCGTCATCGGGATCGCGGTGGGCACCGTTCTGCTTCCGGAAATGGCCCGGCGCATCAAGGGCGGGGACGAGCCCGGCGCGGTGGAGAGCCAGAACCGGGCGGTGGAGCTGTCGCTGGTGCTGACCCTGCCGGCCGCCGCCGCCTTCCTGGTCGCCGGCCTGCCCATCGTGTCGGTGCTGTTCCAGCACGGCGCCTTCGGCCCGACCGACGCCGCGCAGTCCGCCGCGACCCTGCAGGCCTACGCGCTGGGTCTGCCGGCCTTCGTGGTGATCCGCAGCCTGGTCAACGGCTTCTACGCCCGGCACGACACGGCGACCCCGGTGCGGGTGGCGCTGGCCGCGACGGCGGTCAACGTGGCGTTGAAGCTGGCGCTGATGGGGCCGCTGGCCCAGGTCGGCCTGGCGGTGGCGACTTCCGTCGCCGCCTGGGTCAACGCCGGGCTGCTGGCGTGGCTGCTGACCCAGCGCGGGCTGTTCAAGGCCGATGCCCGGCTGCTGCGCAACCTGCCGCGCATGGCCATCGCGGCGCTCGCCATGGGCGGCACGCTGTGGCTGGTGCAGACCCAGCTGTCGTCCTGGCTGACCGCCCACAGCCTGTTCGAGCGGTTGGGCGGGCTGGTGCTGCTGGGCCTTGCCGGCCTGCTGGTCTACGCGGTGCTGGCGGTCGCGCTGGGCCTGCTGCGCCGGTCGGACCTCGGGCGGTTCCGCCGGCGCCGCAAGAGCGTTTAA
- a CDS encoding alpha/beta fold hydrolase: protein MAQGLPLTYLEAGEANGGTPLLVLHGLFGSARNWQTLAKRFAERHRVYALDLRNHGGAPWSDEMTYPAMAADVLRFLDDRGFARASVVGHSMGGKVAMTLALTHPDRVERLAVADIAPVAYTHTHAPFVAAMKQAKLEGCTRRSEVEAQLADAVPEAPLRSFLLQNLVLEQGSFHWRINLDAIGARMSDLIGFPDLGDARYDGPTLFIGGTRSDYIVPENHAAIRRHFPKAAIEMIEGAGHWLHAERPQEFAALVEAFA, encoded by the coding sequence ATGGCCCAGGGTCTTCCCCTCACCTATCTGGAAGCCGGCGAAGCGAACGGCGGCACCCCCCTGCTGGTCCTGCACGGCCTGTTCGGGTCGGCGCGCAACTGGCAGACCCTGGCGAAGCGCTTCGCGGAGCGGCACCGGGTCTACGCGCTGGACCTGCGCAACCACGGCGGCGCCCCCTGGTCGGACGAGATGACCTACCCGGCGATGGCCGCGGACGTGCTGCGCTTCCTCGACGACCGCGGCTTCGCGCGGGCGTCGGTGGTCGGCCACTCCATGGGCGGCAAGGTGGCGATGACGCTGGCGCTGACCCATCCCGACCGGGTGGAGCGTCTCGCCGTGGCCGACATCGCGCCGGTCGCCTACACCCACACCCACGCCCCCTTCGTGGCGGCCATGAAACAGGCGAAGCTGGAAGGCTGCACCCGCCGCTCGGAGGTCGAGGCGCAGCTAGCGGACGCGGTGCCAGAAGCCCCCCTGCGTTCCTTCCTGCTGCAGAATCTCGTTCTGGAGCAGGGGTCGTTTCACTGGCGGATCAACCTCGACGCCATCGGCGCCCGCATGAGCGACCTGATCGGCTTCCCGGATCTGGGCGACGCCCGGTACGACGGCCCCACCCTGTTCATCGGCGGCACACGGTCCGACTACATCGTGCCGGAAAACCACGCCGCCATCCGCCGCCACTTCCCCAAGGCCGCCATCGAGATGATCGAGGGCGCCGGCCACTGGCTGCACGCCGAACGCCCGCAGGAGTT